Genomic segment of Drosophila takahashii strain IR98-3 E-12201 chromosome X, DtakHiC1v2, whole genome shotgun sequence:
TATAAAGAGTTATTcaaatgtataaagaaaagctgacatattaaaaaaccatttcagGTCCTCGTGGAACTTGGATTTCTGCATGTTTGTGCTGCCAGAGATTTACGAACTGTTGCAAAGCCAACACAAGTTGTAAGTAGATTGGTTAGATTAGGTAAATCCATTAAATCTAATTGATTTCTTCTTTCATTCAGCCACTTTACCAGAGCCTGTGATACACTGCGCATTATTCTGTCGAACTTCTTGCCAACCATTCAGGAAAACCTCGACTCCTGGGCCGCCAATGGCCTGGGCGTGGACGTGACCCGCGAGGATCGCCAGCGGAAGTGCGCCGAGTGCCAGCGATGGTTGCTGCAAATCAAGAACCTGCCCGAAAGCACCCACTTTGGGTCCACGCTCTCACAACTGCAGAACATAATCATTTTCTAGGGGCTACGCGTATGCATATCCAGCTGTAAATTCTCCCCGGCGTTCATCATCAGATCAGCAGATCATCGTGAACGGTACAAAGATCGTCGTCagcgaaagaaagaaaaccacCAGCTTCCCAAAACCCGATTCACATACAGATACAGGGTCCTGGGGAGTGGCCTCATTTGTCGCTCTAAGCTGCCAAAACTAAGGAATTTCAAACAATCGTTTCAGGGACAGCTGCTCGCAAACGAGCTCTGCCTTCGAACTCTCTGTTTATCCAGCATTAACACAACCCTAGGGCCTTTTTTCCATCATCGGCATGCTATGATACAATCGGCTTGGAAGCCTTGGAATTCCGTGCTTTTGGTTTTCTCGGTTAACAAAGCTACCTTCAGTTTAGCCTACCATGAGGATATGAAAACGGGCCTTAGTTATTTAATGATTCATACTATTAATTTGTTATGCAAACTAATTTATAAACCTATTATTTACATAGACCTAAgacttataaaatttaaaaatgtataaaaaataaaacaaatgtcgattttttgcgtttttcggtttttaacAATTGCTCTCAAACTGTAAAGCAGTCATAGTTTTAGAGCCATTGTGCAGTGCCAGGCAGTTGTTACAGTTTGAGAGCCATTGTGCAATACCAAGAGTATGTTACAGTTTGAGAGTCACTTTTGGTCAAGATAGCGTCACATACTACCTCAATTTTGAGTTTCGTGAAAAACCTTGGTCAAGATAGCGTCACATCCTacctcaattttaaaatttgacgaAAAACCGGTGTCAAGATAGCGTCACAAACTAGCTCAATTTTCAGCTCAATTTCATTTCAAAAATGCGCCTACATGTGACGCTATCTTGACATACGTTTttcatcaaattttaaatttgaggTAGGATGTGACGCTATCTTGACCAAGGTTTTTTACGAAACTCAAAATTGAGGTAGTATGTGACGCTATCTTGACCAAAAGTGGCTCTCAAACTGTAACAACAGCGCAGTATCATCGGCCAATGACTCTAAAACTGTAAGATCAGCTTAGCATTGGCCAATGACTCTAAAACTGTAGCCATGTTCAGAAGCCCGCGTTGCCAACCACCCAAAGCCGCGTTGCCAACCACCCAAAGCCCGCGTTGCCCACTATTCGTAGCCCGCGTTGCCAACCACCCAAAGTCCGCGTTGCCAACCATTCGTAACCCGCGTTGCCAACCATTCGTAGCCCGCGTTGCCAACCATCCGaagcccaaaagtatgctacaagaAGGGAATAATtcatgtaatattttaaagtaaattttttaagcTTCTTGCGAAGCAGAAAATATAGAAACATGATTTATAACAGCAAGTCTTCTTaagtcgaaaaaaaattaacgaaaattaaaaattctgaTAAGTTTGTCCAATTAAcggaaaactcaaaaaatttacatagaaatccaaaaatgacaaaaatcgTTGTgtaatttagtttatatttatactttaagGATGGAGATGGTCGTTTCTGGATTCGGTCTCTTGTGGAAATGATGCTCCTCCTTGCTCATCGCTGATGTTAAAAATCGGGCGGGCCTACTTGAAAATCAGGCGAGCAGCTCGATTGCAAATCGTCTTGGTCTTCTGGCCGACTGCTTGAAAAGTCAATTTTCAATGGTTggaaactaagcaaaaaggatagtagttattatttttgaataggatagaaaaatataaagataaaGACTTACCTCTGAATAGTCTCGCGTATCTGAAGACATGGCAGACTTTTGCTTGGACGTCCTCGCCAGGGGCGTTCTTTATGCTAATGATTAGCTGTCGTTGATCAGATATCGATCTCCTGCATTTTTAATGTGACTTTTCCTTGCCCAGGCTATTTTTCTGGTCTTCTTCGCTTCTTTCTGTAGacatatacaaaataaataaataaataaacataattacATGTTTAAAAACAGGCAGATTTATCGGTTTGTCGAGTTGTAACTAAACTTGTGTCGTGCTTGTATTTAGTATTTGGAAAAGTTCTGGAGAGTTAGGGAGGGAGGATTACATTATTaggcttttcttttctgtgCAAGCGGTGAAATCGGGGAACGCACTGGTATTACGGTTCAGTGCCCCAATAGCATGACCAACAAAGCAGCATTTTTGACCAGAACAAACGGCTTTGAAGTTCAACTTACCATGTCGCCCATGTCGAATCATTGTAGCGTTTAATGCCCAACCTTTCAATAGAGTTTTGCAGCGATTAGTGGAGCACTTCCATCTGGTGGCCCGAacgcatcgcatcgcatcggCTGTACTCCTGCTGCACCATCATGTCGGAGAATAAAGTGTGGATGGGCTGTTGGAtgccgctgctgctcctgttgACCACAGCCACCTGCATTTGTGCAAACCCTGGTAGTTTCGAGGATTTGGAGGCGAGGGACAGCAGTGTGGTGGTGGACACGTCGTCATCCTCGTCGGCGGGAATGCTGAATGACCCAACGCAGCCCAAGCACATGAGTTTCCAGAGGCCTCCCATGGCCTACAAGGACTACAGGGACTACAAGGACTACGACTACATCCtgggtcctcctcctccacggcGAATGGCCAATGGCGATTCCTATGCTGCGGCGGACAACGATCTCAGTGCCACATCCGCTTTGAAGATTCACGGCGAAGGCAACTTGGCCTCGCTCAACAGGCCGGTTGTCCAGAAACCACTGCCCTGGTACGGCGACTACTCCGGCAAACTGCTGGCCAATGCTCCCATGTATCCCTCACGGTCCTACGATCCCTACATCCGACGATACGACAGGTGAGTGTATTGATCTGGAAATGAGAATGTCGAGtgaatgaaataaatacagggtaatatggaaaatatatagaatatttattaaatacttgttgaatatatattgaaaagaTATTAAATAGATGTTGAAtagatatttaatatatatttaattagatAATGAATAGatattgaatattaaatagatattaaATACTTATTGAATAGATATTAAAaaggtattaaatagttatttaattagatggtttaatgaaatttatgtttttaattatcgGTAAATGTTCTTATTTGACCATTTctctaattttaattattgattGCTCTCATAATCTGTTTTTAAactgaataataaataaatatttggatATTTGAATgcatataaaatatacttttgaaaaaaaggctaaaaaatattacttttaaaaaccatttctgttcttatttatcaaaatgtttttttttccttcaaGATTCGATGAGCAATACCATCGCAACTATCCGCAGTACTTCGAGGACATGTACATGCACCGGCAGCGCTTCGATCCGTACGATAGCTACAGTCCGCGGATTCCGCAGTATCCGGATCCGTACATTATGTATCCCGATCGCTACCCGGACTATCCGAAAATGCGTCGTGGCTATATCGATGAGCAACCCATAATGGATTcctacagcagcagcaagttCGGCGGCTCTTCGAAGCCAGCCGATCTGACGACTTTTCCGGCCCGAAACGAGCGGATCGTCTACTATGCCCACCTGCCCGAGATCGTGCGCACTCCATATGACAGTGCGCCGCCGGAGGATCGGAACTCTGCTCCCTACAAGCTGAATAAAAAGCTAAAACTAAAGTCCAATCTGCGACCTCTAGCGAATAATAATACCACCACCTATAAGATGACCTTGTAGACGAGTATTGTTTAGCAactaagatatttttttttaatattcattaCTCAAAAGCATTTGTATCTGCCACCCCATGGAGCTAAGCACCGCGTTTGGaacattttattacttttatgcCATcataatattacattttaaaagcaaAGCTACGTAAGGGCTAATTTTTTGTaacttaaagaaaaatttaaaatttaaaaaaaaaaaatttgtaaaattttataaattgttttataaacatttttaaaattttataaataatttctttaaatgtaagacttttttttcgtttaaaataattgcacaatacatttattattaaggCATTCCATAATTTCAATTCAAAATCATGCAAAAACATCTCCTCCTAACGAGgcttaaaacatttatattgtattaaataaccTGTAAAAGGGATCAAATTAATCCATAATAAAATTTCCatgtctacattttttttttaaggaaagaaaaataagtttagaagtattttttttttagtaaattccaaaatttctaaaacttctcaagcaaataaaaaccattCACAAGTTCTGTTACTCTTGACCAAGTTTCATTTACGGATATGGATTTATTGAAGAGGCGGCAAAGGCAAAATAACGTTCATCGGTTCGAGATCCCCAGAGTCTCGTTAATTACGCAACGCCATTACTTTGACttttgtttcggtttcgggGACTCGGACTCGGGGATATTAAAGTTTGCGATTTGTGATTCtgcaatttaacttttttgcTGTCTCTGCAGGAAACAAGAAGCATTCGTAATTATGTACAAACATGCATACATCCATCGCATATGGCTGGAGTACCTACATACACggataaaaacaaatccaaagatttcatattcaatttaactttaaatatgaaaataaaacatttaacaaataaagtaaattttgattttgttataaaaatcttttctttaATGACGTAATGACGTTTTctacctttaaatattttaaaatgaatattaaatattacgtttttttttattcaatttaaatatgtagTAGAAatctttgaattaaatttgcagacatttatttttactatgcCATTTATTTCCGTGTACAGACGTACTCCCATGGAAGATCAAAAAGGCCATTCATCCTGGagctttatgtgtgtttgggtTTTGTTCTCTTTCtcattttcgttttcgttttgacACAAGAGGAACAAAAGAGCTATTATGGTTCCCCAATACCAGCGACACAACAAATACTTCAGTAATGCATGAACACGTACGGCTAATTAATGTCCTTTTTTTGGGCTAAATTTGTCGTGGAGAATCGAAAGATATAATTGCCAATGCTGTGAGCCAGGCAGCGCCGAAATGTATGCTACGTATAATCGCAAAGAGCACAGCGATTTGTCAACGAAATCAAAAgacttttattgtattctacCAACCAAAATATTACCCCAAAATATTGccctctttaaaaatgttttttatactttAAAGGCTTCTTAAGGTTTCTAAAAGTTAATATttcgaaaattgtatttaaaattttttttaataatattattttttaaggaaaatacttaatattaatagatgattttacttttaagaaaaGTCTTAGTAGAACTTTAtcataaaattgataaaaattgttaaattttaaactctcTCCTTTTACTAATAAACTAAAACTTTGGTAGCACAAAAGTTTgctttctatttttagaaataggTTGGCGTAGAGTATTCCCATGTCAACTGTAAGATAATGGCTATACGGATGTCGGATGTCCTTCCTGCGTTTGTCCATTTTACGAGCTGAGCTTTCGTTGTCCTTTTCCTCGGCATTTCCGTGTTATTACTCACAACTTGACACGGACATTTTCACAGGTCACAGCCACGCACACATGCACACACCCAAACACCCACGCACCCACACACACTTACGAACACAGGACAATTGCCGTCCTTGTGGGACATTTTGCATGACGATGCGAAGGACTTGCGATGGAATTGGAAGTGGAAGGGGTGGCCACCTAATGAGCGCGCACCACCCATCGAATGAAATGTTGCAGGCGAGGATGGATTCCCACAGCACGGGTCAAGATAATATATACCAATTGTAAAGAATTGCTTGAtagcattatttttattcaagatCCTTGTTTATAAAGACTTGTAAAAatggttaaatattttttatttaattttcggcTCTTAGGAAATTTAGTTTTGGTTTGAtagaattcaattaaaattgggATAACCATTTCGAAATAttatgttttctttaaattttttttaacccttttaattgatttaaaaggaaaagttgcaaaaaaatttttgttataattattatgctgTCTTTGAATTCcaataagtttttaaatttatttattcatctaCGATTAAATGTTCCATCAGATCCTTTCAGACTTTCAAACCTATTTTTTTGCCCGCTATCGTAACACCAAGAAACAGGGCAATTCGGTCTGCTTTTGTGGATCTCGGGTTTGGcaagaaaaacaataacaatgatGCACGCGATACTTAACAAACTTTTGCGCCGGGCGGCTCCATAATTAGAATCATTGAAATAGCCATTCAACGTTCATTTGCTCTGACAGGGAAgtcgggtttgggtttgggtctgGATGGTTTTGGTCCTGTACCTTTGGTCCCGTAAATGGGGGGGCGGGAGGAGCTCGATGGGCCAAAGGCACGACATATATGCCTCATGATTTCTGGGGAGGTGTTGTGGCAAATGAGAAAACAATGCCCGAATAACGACTCTCCGATGTGCATTAAAAGATTTATTTCCCTGCGAGTAAATGAAGTTTTTCTTTATGGCCTGTATGGTCGGTCCAGCCAGCATTTCCACTTCCGCCTTCAGGATATCCCAAGTATCCCGGGTATCCCATCCTGACCTTATGGACCTCTCACCTTATGGAGTAGGCGTACTTTGATGGGACATAAAGTACGACGGAGGCAGCAATTCAGCAATCGCCAAATAGTTAAATTCGCTCTAGTTTCTTATTCCTTATTTCTTATTGTGGGGAAAGGAAAGTAATGCCTTTTCGTAGCCCCATACATGTCAACAAATCACCGAAAATTTATTTGTCTGCCCTGAGTGGAAGTAGACTGGCACGTAATTAGGCAACCAAGGTACGAGCAACCAAGCGACATAAAGAAACCTATAAAAATTCCGCCTCCCTATTAGAGTGTCAACGCTCCTGGGGAGCAGAAGTTGGATGCCTTTAATTGATGGAGTGGCTTCGAATGGCAAAGGGAAGGGGGAAACACAGAACCGAAGGGAGCTAATCTAATCTTTAAAGAATCTTTAGGAtttgtttcaaattttttGGGAGTGTATTTGGTATCACAAGCCAATttataagtttaatttaaataatgtgcttttaatttcaaaaataaaaattaccttttatttttatttttttgattataagACACGCTTTCCAAAAGTATTTTAAGTAagtattttaagtatttaaagcaattatacacagagagaaatttGACATTCTCATATCTGAGTTGGAAATGTGCTTAAATGTGCTTTTCTCCTCTCACCATTTTGTTCTGATATTGAGTACAAATGTTCTcaatccaataaaaatttgatttaatatttctctAAAAAGGTTGaactttataatataataacttttaagatttcccTTTTAGCTACTTAGATTAAATGGAGTATGGAGTagcttaaaattatattttatatgtttaagtatttattatatcCAACTCTTGAAATGAGGAATTTATGAAGAGCAATTGTGGTCACGGGAAAACTAGTCgctaaattaaatatgtatcttTTTATTTAGCAATAGTCATTATAACACCTATGATTGACCTCCTTTGACCATTCCCATTCCACCCAGCTCATTAATAATCCCGTTCGTTCACTTGATAAATTCGGCGGTGGGATAAGCCGTTTGCTTGGCCCTCGTActcgtatctgtatctccgggATGAATAACTGCTCACTTATTCTTATTTGTAATTACCAGTTGGCAAGGCAGTTGGCCTGCCTCCCAAAAGCAGTGTGTCCCATCTGGTCGGGGCAGAAATATGGCAGAaattcgtccttcgtcctttgaggagtgagtgagtgtgtgtgggttTCCTTTGGGTGTTTGGATATTTCGGGTGGGGCGGCATAATTGTGGAAGGAGTGGTGTGTGGTGCGTGCGGTGGGCAAATGCAAAACCTATAAATCTTTATCCAGTCGGCATTATTGATTGGCACTGCCCACAGGACACACAGGACACCCAGGACACGCAAATGGACATATGCTGGGGCGAATATTACGAATATTCATGCGAGGGAAACGGAACGGTCAGTAATGTTAAATTTGCGGGGCGTGGTATCCCCAGAAAGCAGAGGAACTACTCCACACCCCTCTGATTCAATGCGATACCATAGATTACCACCCTTGCGGGAAGCGAGAAGCGAAACTTGTTCGACGTCCCAATAAtaggataaataaataattcaaataaa
This window contains:
- the LOC108058387 gene encoding uncharacterized protein; translated protein: MSENKVWMGCWMPLLLLLTTATCICANPGSFEDLEARDSSVVVDTSSSSSAGMLNDPTQPKHMSFQRPPMAYKDYRDYKDYDYILGPPPPRRMANGDSYAAADNDLSATSALKIHGEGNLASLNRPVVQKPLPWYGDYSGKLLANAPMYPSRSYDPYIRRYDRFDEQYHRNYPQYFEDMYMHRQRFDPYDSYSPRIPQYPDPYIMYPDRYPDYPKMRRGYIDEQPIMDSYSSSKFGGSSKPADLTTFPARNERIVYYAHLPEIVRTPYDSAPPEDRNSAPYKLNKKLKLKSNLRPLANNNTTTYKMTL